In Hylaeus volcanicus isolate JK05 chromosome 9, UHH_iyHylVolc1.0_haploid, whole genome shotgun sequence, the following proteins share a genomic window:
- the LOC128881993 gene encoding ER lumen protein-retaining receptor isoform X2, giving the protein MLCELGDLSHLLAIIILLLKIWKTRSCAGISGKSQILFAIVYTMRYLDLVTTYISAYNTFMKVIFIATSYATVFLMYAKFKATYDHNHDTFRIEFLVLPTLVLALLINHEFTVVEILWTFSIYLESVAILPQLFLVSKTGEAESITSHYLFALGSYRGLYLLNWVYRYYAEDHYDLIAIVAGLVQTVLYCDFFYLYITKVLKGKKLQLPA; this is encoded by the exons ATGCTTTGCGAGTTAG GTGACTTATCGCATCTTCTCGCGATTATCATCCTTCTcctaaaaatatggaaaactCGAAGCTGTGCCG GTATCAGTGGCAAATCACAAATTCTATTCGCTATTGTCTACACAATGCGCTATCTAGACCTGGTGACAACTTACATCTCAGCGTACAACACATTtatgaaagtaattttcatCGCAACCTCCTACGCCACTGTTTTCCTGATGTACGCTAAATTTAAAGCCACCTACGACCACAACCACGACACGTTCAG GATCGAGTTTCTAGTTCTCCCCACGCTGGTACTGGCGTTACTAATCAACCACGAGTTCACAGTCGTGGAAATTTTATGGACGTTCAGCATCTACTTGGAGTCCGTAGCAATATTGCCCCAATTGTTTTTAGTATCAAAAACGGGAGAGGCGGAGAGCATCACCAGCCACTACCTGTTCGCTTTGGGATCGTACAGAGGGCTCTATTTATTAAACTGGGTGTATCGTTACTACGCAGAGGATCACTACGATTTAATCGCCATAGTTGCTGGCTTAGTGCAGACAGTTCTCTACTGTGACTTTTTCTATCTCTACATTACCAAAGTATTGAAAGGCAAGAAGCTGCAACTACCTGCTTAG
- the LOC128881993 gene encoding ER lumen protein-retaining receptor isoform X1, with protein sequence MLQSEPRHILYALRVRSVKSYFLIKLCLSITENMNIFRLLGDLSHLLAIIILLLKIWKTRSCAGISGKSQILFAIVYTMRYLDLVTTYISAYNTFMKVIFIATSYATVFLMYAKFKATYDHNHDTFRIEFLVLPTLVLALLINHEFTVVEILWTFSIYLESVAILPQLFLVSKTGEAESITSHYLFALGSYRGLYLLNWVYRYYAEDHYDLIAIVAGLVQTVLYCDFFYLYITKVLKGKKLQLPA encoded by the exons ATGTTGCAGTCAGAGCCACGTCATATTTTGTATGCTTTGCGAGTTAGGTCTGTGAAGTCTTACTTTCTTATAAAACTTTGCCTTTCAATAACTGAAAATATGAACATATTTCGTCTCTTAGGTGACTTATCGCATCTTCTCGCGATTATCATCCTTCTcctaaaaatatggaaaactCGAAGCTGTGCCG GTATCAGTGGCAAATCACAAATTCTATTCGCTATTGTCTACACAATGCGCTATCTAGACCTGGTGACAACTTACATCTCAGCGTACAACACATTtatgaaagtaattttcatCGCAACCTCCTACGCCACTGTTTTCCTGATGTACGCTAAATTTAAAGCCACCTACGACCACAACCACGACACGTTCAG GATCGAGTTTCTAGTTCTCCCCACGCTGGTACTGGCGTTACTAATCAACCACGAGTTCACAGTCGTGGAAATTTTATGGACGTTCAGCATCTACTTGGAGTCCGTAGCAATATTGCCCCAATTGTTTTTAGTATCAAAAACGGGAGAGGCGGAGAGCATCACCAGCCACTACCTGTTCGCTTTGGGATCGTACAGAGGGCTCTATTTATTAAACTGGGTGTATCGTTACTACGCAGAGGATCACTACGATTTAATCGCCATAGTTGCTGGCTTAGTGCAGACAGTTCTCTACTGTGACTTTTTCTATCTCTACATTACCAAAGTATTGAAAGGCAAGAAGCTGCAACTACCTGCTTAG
- the LOC128881989 gene encoding probable serine/threonine-protein kinase clkA: MEAVGRRFILVWVAVLGTCVIALQRPPPRYSQQYMPETSFSCRNKIVGSYYADPETDCQVFHVCVSVSGSVQDYKFLCPNDTAFDQESQTCADWYDVDCEAATLYYASDNFDLYRIGSGLESPHYDNIRNDVEPQDHLQRSETSDPVRSSANNFNRVSSTNYNNNNNNNNNNNHRDLRVSSSGNVYNRNDKDEDYQAEKAYKEESVPDTRKKTGVRKVSRKQQFNDNNYYSTSSTTPPPAINNQNTYTGFYSGANYNQRANGFVSSTSARPQENYNRNQNNQRFNSASPSTYRPSTAVYQDNYNFQSPSTTSRTTVYNTYNGNSNYNQQTTGSFSQSTTVKPTTFKNYQNYNGGQIAQSTTLQPSTNYQANDYTNFQRNYNNIQRTSNNVAYQSTTQAPTVYDNTYNNNNNGQFRSTSTRQDIAQSTTKYFPSYASSSYAPTTYSPATKKYITNDNSQAQTSIRSNDNGQYYDKTNQPIKSSSQYYDSTKAPKKATQYNNYESNGKYYTETSTSNYDIARSSVGIGFSPASINHLAETPRSTTPVPRRLSTVTTYNPNSFNSNTQRPPQSPTTVRGSTYVSGSARPFSSTTRLPPTTTARPKSGKKNDYDYAYYDNTAGLEYDSLDLEHVTGNKESTKIARN; the protein is encoded by the exons ATGGAAGCCGTAGGACGACGTTTCATCCTCGTATGGG TGGCTGTGTTAGGAACCTGCGTCATCGCGCTTCAACGACCACCGCCCAGATACTCCCAACAATACATGCCGGAAACTTCCTTCAGCTGTCGTAATAAAATCGTAGGAAGCTATTACGCCGACCCTGAGACCGACTGCCAAGTGTTCCACGTTTGCGTGTCTGTGTCAGGCTCCGTCCAGGATTACAA GTTCCTATGTCCCAACGACACCGCTTTCGACCAAGAAAGCCAAACCTGCGCGGACTGGTACGACGTGGACTGCGAGGCAGCCACTCTTTACTACGCCAGCGACAACTTCGACCTGTACAGGATCGGATCAGGCCTGGAATCTCCTCACTACGACAACATACGCAACGACGTTGAGCCTCAGGATCACCTGCAGCGGAGCGAGACCAGTGATCCTGTTCGTTCCTCTGCCAACAACTTCAATAGGGTGTCCTCCACCAattacaacaacaacaacaacaacaacaacaacaacaaccaCAGGGACCTGAGGGTCAGCAGCAGTGGTAACGTCTACAACAGAAATGACAAGGACGAGGATTACCAGGCAGAGAAGGCCTACAAAGAAGAAAGTGTTCCtgatactagaaaaaaaacAGGTGTCAGAAAGGTCAGCAGGAAGCAGCAGTTCAACGACAACAATTACTACTCCACTTCCAGCACCACACCACCTCCAGCGATTAACAACCAGAACACCTACACTGGGTTCTACAGCGGTGCCAATTACAATCAACGAGCCAATGGATTCGTCTCCTCCACCAGCGCGAGGCCTCAAGAAAATTACAACAGGAACCAGAACAATCAGAGATTCAATTCAGCATCACCTTCCACGTACAGGCCTAGCACAGCTGTTTACCAGGACAATTACAACTTCCAGTCTCCTAGCACGACCTCCAGGACAACTGTTTACAATACTTACAATGgcaattcaaattataatcaACAAACTACAGGTAGCTTCAGTCAGAGTACCACGGTGAAACCAACCACCTTCAAGAATTATCAGAATTACAACGGTGGACAGATAGCACAGTCCACTACCCTGCAACCCAGCACCAATTACCAGGCGAACGACTACACAAACTTCCAGAGAAATTATAACAACATTCAGCGTACAAGTAACAACGTGGCATACCAGTCCACGACTCAAGCACCTACCGTTTACGACAATACTtacaacaataacaataacggACAATTTAGGAGCACGTCCACGAGGCAAGACATCGCTCAGTCAACCACAAAATACTTCCCGAGCTACGCAAGCAGCAGCTATGCTCCTACCACTTACAGTCCAGCTACGAAGAAGTACATTACCAATGACAACAGTCAAGCTCAGACCTCCATCAGGAGTAACGACAATGGACAGTACTACGATAAGACCAACCAGCCAATCAAAAGCTCATCCCAATATTATGACAGCACCAAGGCACCCAAGAAGGCTACACAGTACAACAATTATGAAAGCAATGGGAAATATTACACCGAAACCAGCACCAGCAATTATGACATTGCCAGGTCATCGGTTGGCATCGGATTCAGCCCTGCAAGCATCAATCACTTGGCAGAGACTCCAAGATCTACCACCCCAGTGCCAAG gAGGCTCTCAACAGTAACCACGTACAATCCCAACAGCTTCAATTCGAACACGCAGAGGCCGCCACAGTCGCCAACCACCGTTCGGGGAAGTACCTACGTGAGTGGATCCGCGAGACCGTTCTCCTCCACGACCAGGCTGCCTCCTACAACTACGGCGCGACCAAAGTCTGGAAAGAAGAACGACTACGATTATGCCTATTATGATAACACCGCGGGCCTCGAATACGATAGCCTCGATTTGGAACACGTGACTGGAAATAAGGAGTCCACAAAGATAGCAAGGAATTAA